A window from Plectropomus leopardus isolate mb chromosome 21, YSFRI_Pleo_2.0, whole genome shotgun sequence encodes these proteins:
- the LOC121960907 gene encoding minichromosome maintenance domain-containing protein 2-like produces the protein MTEMLSLKESVLVYLDRSGGLQKLAEDCKPFNDPQQIEAVYKFCISVNPSDVIEVDPILGDCVLREPLKATALFQSVCFLAIKTLSLVEKIHTESQVNIILKLTHLPPFPEYTLDLCSFPRGYGPMRPVSMEGLVIAMTRVTKYTRGAKFLCINDDCPCSTGFHHIRVHAPGATESATVRNNFSCMICSSQLKEDVKFRVLGDKQLVELIHIKALDALRAHQQSSLRYQSVTLFLRDELCNSMRIGRLYRVLGIPAHVHQWPNITWSVEANSIQPWEPECPCEVSASFRRLLEATAGSRWRFSAIVAHCFGLDVTPPGLYNTLKLTLLLSLVQTRADAKDTFHNLDLLVVTTDTLILDRLITYSLSLVCRGVKHQSSGEMFASLSRDEHGAGTANIHAGSALLATGGICMLGDLGCYKKDRLDALQSVLESGTVSVFIPGKKYGEDADQQLSFPVQCSFWALTDSTDASRRSGRSDCAVLGTAEMGPIPSQLADAFGLVIQCKDMLGEQALLAQTIHTLQQAVQPGKPLYPSCWEFSTQDYKELVAHAQSLQVELSPEAEKIIHGYYMASRRVRAQSQGVKMSVASIKLLISLAEAHCKLCLRTRVLEEDAVIAVLLCENSVTLKHGASALVIPPDAVFPCDLEDMDGLHRRDDTLEELYQNILRFIYAYAPGADTYITEE, from the exons atgactgaaatgttaTCATTGAAAGAGTCCGTTCTGGTCTACTTAGACAGAAGCGGTGGCCTTCAGAAACTGGCCGAAGACTGCAAACCATTCAACG ACCCCCAACAAATTGAGGCAGTCTACAAGTTTTGTATCAGTGTTAATCCGTCTGATGTGATAGAGGTGGATCCTATATTGGGTGACTGTGTACTGCGTGAGCCCCTAAAAGCAACAGCATTGTTTCAGTCT GTTTGCTTTCTGGCCATAAAGACACTTTCACTTgttgaaaaaatacacacagagagtCAG GTAAATATAATTCTGAAGTTGACACATCTGCCTCCATTCCCTGAGTACACGTTGGACCTTTGTAGCTTTCCTCGTGGATACGGGCCCATGAGGCCCGTCTCCATGGAGGGCCTGGTTATTGCCATGACGAGGGTCACGAAATACACCCGGGGGGCCAAGTTCCTCTGCATTAATGATGACTGTCCCTGCTCTACAG GGTTTCACCACATCCGTGTTCATGCACCTGGAGCCACAGAGTCGGCTACTGTGAGAAACAACTTCAGCTGCATGATCTGCAGCTCCCAACTAAAAGAGGATGTGAAGTTTCGAGTGCTGGGAG ACAAACAGCTTGTGGAGCTGATCCATATCAAAGCACTGGATGCTCTGAGGGCCCATCAGCAAAGCTCACTCCGATACCAGTCAGTCACCCTGTTTCTCAGAG ATGAGCTGTGTAACTCAATGAGAATCGGTCGACTCTACAGGGTGCTGGGCATTCCTGCGCATGTGCACCAGTGGCCCAACATTACCTGGAGTGTAGAGGCAAATAGCATCCAACCATGGGAGCCTGAGT GCCCCTGTGAAGTCAGTGCCAGCTTCAGGCGGTTGTTGGAGGCCACAGCTGGTTCTCGCTGGAGGTTCTCTGCCATTGTGGCTCACTGCTTTGGGCTGGATGTGACTCCTCCAGGCCTCTACAACACCTTAAAGCTGACCTTGCTGCTCAGCTTGGTTCAGACAAGAGCAGATGCaaaagacacttttcacaaCTTGGATCTCCTGGTTGTCACCACTGACACGCTCATACTAGACAG ACTAATAACATACAGCCTGAGCTTGGTGTGTCGCGGGGTCAAGCATCAGTCCTCAGGGGAGATGTTTGCGTCTCTGTCCCGGGACGAACACGGAGCAGGCACTGCAAACATCCATGCCGGCTCGGCCCTGCTTGCCACTGGTGGCATTTGCATGTTGGGAGATCTGGGCTGTTACAAAAAGGACAGGTTGGATGCCCTTCAATCAG TTCTAGAGAGTGGCACAGTGTCTGTGTTCATCCCAGGAAAGAAGTATGGTGAGGATGCTGACCAGCAGCTTTCCTTTCCAGTTCAGTGCAGCTTCTGGGCCCTCACAGACTCCACTGATGCTTCTCGACGATCTGGGAGATCAGACTGTGCCGTACTGGGAACAGCA GAAATGGGTCCAATACCAAGTCAATTGGCAGATGCCTTTGGCCTGGTCATTCAGTGTAAGGATATGTTGGGAGAGCAGGCCCTGCTTGCCCAGACCATCCACACCCTCCAGCAAGCAGTGCAACCTGGAAAACCCCTCTACCCATCCTGTTGGGAGTTTTCTACTCAAGACTACAAAGAG CTGGTAGCTCATGCACAAAGTTTGCAAGTGGAGCTCAGCCCCGAAGCAGAAAAAATAATCCACGGTTACTACATGGCCAGCCGCAGAGTCCGAGCTCAGAGTCAGGGGGTCAAGATGTCTGTGGCCTCTATCAAACTACT GATCTCCTTGGCTGAGGCCCACTGCAAGTTATGTCTCAGAACACGGGTACTGGAGGAAGACGCTGTGATTGCTGTGCTCCTCTGTGAAAACTCAGTCACTCTGaagcatg GGGCCTCTGCCCTCGTTATTCCACCTGACGCAGTGTTTCCTTGTGACCTGGAAGATATGGACGGTTTGCACAGGAGAGACGATACCCTGGAAGAGCTGTACCAGAATATCCTACGCTTCATCTATGCCTACGCTCCGGGAGCAGACACATACATCACAGAGGAGTAA
- the LOC121960980 gene encoding serine/threonine-protein kinase Sgk3-like — translation MFGSRSPGRNSEVDLPTTSNGDGNHFPQLGEAAGGGCQRKCGRGRSCTAREDSSNSLQLCVSYTESNSCVLISSRDLKPENILLDHEGHIILTDFGLCKEGISLTDTTTTFCGTPEYLAPEVLRKQPYDNTVDWWCLGSVLYEMLFGLPPFYSRDTHEMYDNILHKPLVMRPGASSTAWSILQGLLEKDGTHRLGSRDDFNEIKAHSFFSSINWDDLDQKKIPPPFTPNVSSCCDISNFDPEFTDEMVPNSICWSQDHSIVNASVMEADDAFVGFSYAPASDDSFL, via the exons ATGTTTGGCAGTCGCTCGCCCGGCAGGAACTCTGAGGTTGACCTGCCCACTACCTCCAATGGCGACGGGAACCACTTTCCTCAGCTGGGTGAGGCAGCTGGAGGTGGATGTCAGCGCAAGTGCGGGAGGGGGCGAAGCTGCACAGCCCGTGAGGATTCTTCTAACTCG CTACAGCTCTGTGTCTCATATACTGAAAGTAATTCATGTGTGTTAATCTCATCCAGAGACTTGAAGCCAGAAAACATCCTCCTTGACCATGAG GGGCATATCATTTTGACAGACTTTGGATTGTGCAAGGAAGGCATTTCCCTGACAGATACCACCACTACATTCTGTGGTACACCTGAG TACTTGGCTCCAGAGGTCCTGAGGAAGCAGCCATATGATAATACAGTAGACTGGTGGTGTCTGGGTTCAGTGCTGTATGAAATGCTCTTCGGCCTG CCGCCATTCtacagcagagacacacatgAAATGTATGACAACATCCTCCACAAACCGTTGGTGATGCGTCCTGGTGCGTCCAGCACAGCCTGGTCAATCCTCCAGGGACTGCTGGAAAAAGACGGCACACACAGGCTGGGGTCGAGGGATGACTTT AATGAGATCAAAGCACACAGCTTCTTCTCCTCCATCAACTGGGATGACCTCGATCAGAAGAAGATCCCTCCCCCATTTACACCCAATGTG AGCTCCTGCTGTGACATCTCAAACTTCGATCCAGAGTTCACAGATGAGATGGTCCCCAACTCCATCTGCTGGTCTCAAGACCATTCCATAGTCAATGCCAGTGTAATGGAGGCAGACGATGCGTTTGTGGGCTTCTCTTATGCCCCAGCTTCTGATGACTCTTTCCTATGA
- the LOC121960897 gene encoding serine/threonine-protein kinase Sgk3-like: LQLCVSYTESNSCVLISSRDLKPENILLDHEGHIILTDFGLCKEGISLTDTTTTFCGTPEYLAPEVLRKQPYDNTVDWWCLGSVLYEMLFGLPPFYSRDTHEMYDNILHKPLVMRPGASSTAWSILQGLLEKDGTHRLGSRDDFNEIKAHSFFSSINWDDLDQKKIPPPFTPNVSSCCDISNFDPEFTDEMVPNSICWSQDHSIVNASVMEADDAFVGFSYAPASDDSFL, from the exons CTACAGCTCTGTGTCTCATATACTGAAAGTAATTCATGTGTGTTAATCTCATCCAGAGACTTGAAGCCAGAAAACATCCTCCTTGACCATGAG GGGCATATCATTTTGACAGACTTTGGATTGTGCAAGGAAGGCATTTCCCTGACAGATACCACCACTACATTCTGTGGTACACCTGAG TACTTGGCTCCAGAGGTCCTGAGGAAGCAGCCATATGATAATACAGTAGACTGGTGGTGTCTGGGTTCAGTGCTGTATGAAATGCTCTTCGGCCTG CCGCCATTCtacagcagagacacacatgAAATGTATGACAACATCCTCCACAAACCGTTGGTGATGCGTCCTGGTGCGTCCAGCACAGCCTGGTCAATCCTCCAGGGACTGCTGGAAAAAGACGGCACACACAGGCTGGGGTCGAGGGATGACTTT AATGAGATCAAAGCACACAGCTTCTTCTCCTCCATCAACTGGGATGACCTCGATCAGAAGAAGATCCCTCCCCCATTTACACCCAATGTG AGCTCCTGCTGTGACATCTCAAACTTCGATCCAGAGTTCACAGATGAGATGGTCCCCAACTCCATCTGCTGGTCTCAAGACCATTCCATAGTCAATGCCAGTGTAATGGAGGCAGACGATGCGTTTGTGGGCTTCTCTTATGCCCCAGCTTCTGATGACTCTTTCCTATGA